The Thermoproteota archaeon genome includes a window with the following:
- a CDS encoding nucleotidyltransferase domain-containing protein — translation MERRRVHMSTLRNRLKLVERELKRRGIVAIILFGSSLKGRIHPLSDVDIAVLFKDEPLERDIEWLYLELQRYLRREVDLIILNKAPPRIRFSALKGELLYVGDERELIHFMTKVYDEWADLEYLRRVIWNYTERWLTVGG, via the coding sequence ATGGAAAGGAGAAGAGTGCATATGTCCACCCTCAGAAATAGACTTAAGTTAGTAGAGCGAGAATTAAAGAGGAGAGGTATAGTAGCGATTATACTCTTCGGTTCCTCGCTAAAAGGAAGAATCCATCCACTTAGCGATGTGGACATTGCCGTTCTCTTCAAAGATGAACCGCTAGAGCGTGATATCGAATGGTTATATCTGGAGCTTCAAAGATATCTCAGGAGAGAAGTAGATCTCATCATCCTCAATAAGGCTCCTCCCAGAATAAGATTTTCTGCCTTGAAAGGTGAACTGCTTTACGTTGGAGACGAGAGAGAACTAATCCACTTCATGACTAAGGTTTACGACGAGTGGGCTGATTTGGAGTATCTCAGGAGAGTGATCTGGAATTACACGGAGAGGTGGCTGACCGTTGGAGGTTGA
- a CDS encoding DUF86 domain-containing protein codes for MEVDMEAVKSRIELLRGYLSSLEELKSNEEEFYKSLVYRMAVERLLHLSIECLLDIPQHIAAAKGHRPPESYADTITVLEEAGLVPPERADTYRRIARFRNVLVHAYVSIDPDRVFEFWMRELEDLREMARDLMNAATDP; via the coding sequence TTGGAGGTTGACATGGAAGCGGTCAAGTCCAGAATAGAGCTACTGAGGGGATATTTATCCTCCTTAGAGGAACTGAAATCGAACGAGGAAGAATTTTACAAATCCTTGGTATACCGAATGGCGGTGGAAAGACTTTTGCATCTGTCCATTGAATGTCTTTTAGACATACCGCAGCACATAGCTGCGGCTAAGGGGCATAGGCCTCCTGAGAGTTATGCTGATACTATCACAGTGCTCGAGGAAGCCGGACTTGTACCTCCTGAGAGAGCAGACACTTATAGGAGGATTGCTAGGTTCCGAAATGTCCTAGTTCACGCGTACGTATCAATAGACCCAGATAGAGTTTTTGAGTTTTGGATGAGAGAGTTGGAGGATCTCAGGGAAATGGCGAGGGACCTCATGAACGCCGCTACCGATCCCTAG
- a CDS encoding helicase C-terminal domain-containing protein — protein sequence MYWEDAMEYFPYKPRRFQREAIVSIRSAVEEGRGFCLHAPTGFGKTPVVLAALLPIIEEMDGAIIWAVRTGNETDRPIEELKLISRRKSVFGLSFRGKRDMCPLARDLGVTSYEGVGTLCRMRRDKCPYHRNLKRLKGEEVVPPPNPLTFSETFELAREMKVCPYFLQIAFLEYSHVISLSYNYVLSPLGWVIRHKVPFRESVLVVDEAHNIERAAMELNSKSVTSTTVERALKEVKRHDPDDETGLGEKLSSTLTFMSQVAVSEDGVFDLDSFLGETDLGPDDIKAMYAIAEEVYRDQMRRSKEPRSYLNSMAEFLIVALEKRGQEGVAYLYSKERSGIKLEVWDMRTKESLAPVWNDFYSVVFMSGTLEPIDAFAETAGVENCARMSIPSMADPEKVRSLIVSGVSTKGEELSAEMVRRYLRVVDAFLSLPGNLAIFTASYRIQEEVLPGIKELAEDHGRHMFVERRDMPGDEASWILREFKSLPKLGKEGLLVAPAGGRFAEGADFPGEELEGVMLLGIPFDRLTTKTRLFIEYNQRIYGKKRGRYLSYVVPALRRASQALGRVIRSEEDEGIFVLADERYMRRTYFKLLPDFVKQNVSLARWDEIKPPY from the coding sequence ATGTATTGGGAAGATGCCATGGAGTACTTCCCCTATAAGCCACGTAGATTTCAGAGGGAGGCTATAGTCTCCATAAGGTCGGCAGTGGAGGAAGGCAGGGGGTTCTGTCTCCACGCCCCAACTGGATTTGGGAAGACACCAGTGGTCCTCGCGGCATTGCTTCCGATAATAGAGGAGATGGATGGAGCCATTATATGGGCTGTCAGGACTGGGAACGAGACAGACAGACCCATAGAGGAGCTGAAACTGATTAGCAGGAGGAAGTCCGTTTTCGGCCTCTCCTTCAGGGGTAAGAGGGACATGTGTCCCCTCGCTAGAGATCTAGGAGTCACCAGCTACGAGGGAGTGGGGACCCTCTGCAGGATGAGGAGGGACAAGTGCCCCTACCACAGGAACCTGAAGAGGTTAAAGGGCGAGGAAGTAGTCCCCCCTCCTAATCCCCTCACGTTCTCTGAGACTTTCGAACTCGCGAGGGAGATGAAGGTATGCCCCTACTTCCTCCAGATTGCCTTTCTAGAGTACTCCCACGTTATCTCACTCAGCTACAACTACGTCCTCTCTCCCTTGGGATGGGTCATCAGGCACAAGGTACCCTTCAGGGAGTCCGTACTCGTCGTCGATGAGGCCCATAACATAGAGAGGGCCGCAATGGAGTTGAATAGCAAGAGTGTGACCTCGACAACCGTGGAGAGGGCCCTGAAGGAGGTTAAGAGGCACGATCCGGATGACGAGACCGGTTTAGGAGAGAAGCTCTCCTCAACCCTCACATTCATGTCCCAAGTAGCGGTCTCGGAGGACGGAGTGTTCGACCTGGATTCCTTTCTCGGGGAGACGGATCTGGGTCCGGACGACATAAAGGCCATGTACGCGATAGCGGAGGAGGTGTATCGGGACCAGATGAGGAGAAGCAAGGAACCGCGCTCCTACCTCAACTCCATGGCGGAGTTCCTCATCGTGGCCTTGGAGAAGAGAGGGCAGGAGGGAGTAGCTTACCTCTACTCCAAGGAGAGGTCGGGTATTAAGCTGGAGGTGTGGGACATGAGGACCAAGGAGTCCTTGGCCCCGGTATGGAATGACTTCTACAGCGTCGTCTTCATGTCAGGCACGCTCGAGCCAATAGACGCATTCGCCGAAACCGCGGGCGTCGAGAATTGCGCCAGGATGAGCATACCCTCGATGGCCGATCCTGAGAAAGTGAGGAGCCTTATAGTGAGCGGAGTGAGCACCAAGGGAGAGGAACTCTCGGCTGAGATGGTCAGGAGGTACCTCAGAGTCGTAGACGCGTTTCTATCGCTCCCAGGAAACTTAGCTATATTCACGGCCAGCTACAGGATTCAAGAGGAGGTACTCCCCGGAATAAAGGAGCTCGCAGAGGACCACGGGAGGCACATGTTCGTAGAGAGGAGGGATATGCCCGGTGATGAGGCGAGCTGGATACTCAGGGAGTTCAAGTCTCTACCTAAACTAGGGAAGGAAGGCCTTCTGGTGGCGCCTGCCGGGGGTAGATTCGCGGAGGGAGCCGATTTCCCCGGAGAGGAGTTGGAGGGGGTGATGCTCTTGGGAATACCATTCGACCGCCTCACCACAAAGACCAGACTCTTCATCGAGTACAATCAGAGGATCTACGGGAAGAAGAGGGGAAGATACCTGTCATACGTGGTTCCGGCCCTCAGAAGAGCTTCCCAAGCGTTGGGAAGGGTCATCAGATCGGAAGAGGACGAAGGAATCTTCGTTCTGGCGGATGAAAGATATATGAGGCGCACTTACTTCAAACTACTCCCGGACTTCGTCAAACAAAATGTGAGCTTGGCCAGGTGGGATGAGATAAAACCCCCATACTGA
- a CDS encoding DUF554 domain-containing protein has product MLGTIINTVTVLVGSSAGLLLGKRMGDSGKETVFQVVGLFTFYLGTSMALETRNPIGLILGLLTGTLLGESLGLEEILEGAAERLRQRIGGDSNFVEGLMTAFLTFCVGPMTIIGSIRDGMGDPSIIMAKSVMDGFASMAYATALGPGVVFSSIPLFLFQGSLSIVGSLIGASLPEAAVGDLTGAGGVILLGLALNLLKVRRIKMGNMLPSLLMAPLISILWSGLLIPTP; this is encoded by the coding sequence ATGCTCGGAACCATCATTAACACGGTCACTGTGCTGGTTGGATCGTCTGCTGGTCTCCTCCTAGGTAAGAGGATGGGAGATTCGGGGAAGGAGACGGTATTTCAGGTCGTAGGTCTTTTCACGTTCTATCTAGGGACAAGCATGGCGCTGGAAACGAGGAACCCCATTGGTCTGATCTTGGGGCTGCTTACAGGAACTCTGCTCGGTGAAAGTCTCGGACTGGAGGAGATCTTGGAGGGTGCGGCGGAGCGCCTGAGACAAAGGATAGGAGGGGACTCAAACTTCGTGGAAGGACTCATGACAGCTTTCCTCACGTTTTGCGTAGGTCCCATGACTATTATCGGCTCCATAAGGGATGGAATGGGCGATCCATCCATAATAATGGCCAAATCCGTGATGGACGGCTTCGCCTCCATGGCCTACGCGACAGCCCTCGGTCCTGGTGTAGTGTTCTCCTCCATCCCGCTCTTCCTGTTCCAAGGGTCTCTGTCCATCGTGGGCTCTCTAATAGGCGCTTCTCTCCCCGAAGCGGCCGTAGGTGATCTTACCGGAGCCGGTGGGGTGATATTACTGGGATTGGCTCTCAACCTCCTCAAGGTCAGGAGGATAAAGATGGGAAACATGCTCCCCAGTCTTCTAATGGCTCCACTGATCTCTATCCTCTGGTCCGGCCTTCTCATTCCTACTCCCTAA
- a CDS encoding shikimate kinase, giving the protein MVEVRVNGAITVVNAIASWKGAAISIDFEVRARAEPSNELEVEPGDPLVREAALLALKEVGGDGVRVRVDSEIPAGWGLKSSSAVANAVVLSVMALHGRRDLFEALKISVKAARSAGVTITGALDDAAASMLGGFVMTDNSRDELVMRAPIKEMEVLVLLPESHAPKSTIEVDTDLLRSYAGTVDSIFSLLPRRIWDAMTLNGLLYSLLLGYDPSPALEAVRLGALGAGLSGTGPAVAAVCESCEEIEEAWFALGRVIKRRITNRRARIRE; this is encoded by the coding sequence ATGGTTGAGGTTCGGGTGAATGGAGCTATAACCGTCGTTAATGCGATAGCCAGCTGGAAGGGGGCAGCTATCTCGATTGATTTCGAAGTGAGGGCTCGAGCCGAACCTTCCAACGAATTGGAGGTGGAACCCGGGGACCCTCTCGTCAGGGAAGCAGCACTTCTAGCCCTGAAAGAGGTGGGTGGTGATGGGGTAAGGGTTCGGGTGGACTCGGAGATCCCAGCGGGCTGGGGTTTGAAGAGCAGTAGTGCCGTGGCCAACGCTGTTGTACTATCCGTCATGGCTCTTCACGGCAGGAGGGACCTCTTTGAGGCCTTGAAAATTTCAGTTAAAGCTGCTAGGTCGGCGGGAGTTACCATCACCGGTGCTCTAGATGACGCGGCCGCTTCCATGCTGGGAGGATTCGTTATGACCGATAACTCGAGGGATGAGCTGGTCATGAGGGCTCCCATAAAAGAGATGGAAGTTCTAGTGCTCCTGCCCGAGAGTCACGCTCCAAAGTCCACTATCGAGGTCGACACGGATCTCCTGAGGTCCTACGCTGGGACTGTTGATTCCATATTCTCTCTTCTCCCGAGAAGGATATGGGATGCCATGACGCTGAACGGCCTACTTTACTCACTACTGTTAGGTTACGACCCTTCTCCAGCTCTGGAGGCGGTGAGACTCGGAGCATTGGGAGCGGGCCTGTCCGGTACAGGTCCGGCTGTGGCGGCCGTATGTGAGAGCTGTGAGGAGATAGAAGAAGCATGGTTCGCCTTGGGAAGAGTCATTAAGAGGAGGATCACGAATAGGAGGGCGAGAATTAGGGAGTAG
- the aroE gene encoding shikimate dehydrogenase: MRIDSSTRLTCLLGHPVHHSISPAIHNASYERMGINAIYLAFDVLDFPKALDGLRALGTVGCNVTIPYKEMAHDSVDWLSDEAKLVGAVNTIRFEEKALGYNTDVSGVLHSLEILGIRSIENALLLGAGGAARSVLVGLSGRVERVYVTSRRIERVKRVLPLCDKLGFDAVAVEWEERSRVAEKADLLINATPLGTLGEGIPLDPGYLKPSCYVFDLVYNPPETVLVREAKRRGCKAVGGLPMLVRQAAEAERIWFGIDPDENLMMEVAESLLGGGNG, from the coding sequence ATGAGGATAGACTCGAGTACGAGGCTCACATGCCTTCTCGGGCATCCGGTGCACCACTCGATCTCACCGGCCATCCACAACGCCTCCTATGAGAGGATGGGGATAAATGCCATCTACTTGGCCTTCGATGTGCTCGATTTCCCTAAGGCCTTGGATGGGTTGAGGGCTCTGGGGACCGTTGGCTGTAATGTGACGATCCCGTATAAGGAGATGGCTCACGACTCCGTTGACTGGTTGAGCGATGAGGCCAAACTAGTAGGTGCTGTGAACACGATAAGATTCGAGGAGAAGGCATTGGGCTATAACACGGATGTCAGCGGCGTCCTCCATAGCCTAGAAATTCTAGGGATACGCAGCATTGAGAACGCGCTGCTTCTAGGTGCCGGTGGCGCCGCCCGTTCCGTCCTCGTGGGGCTTTCTGGAAGGGTTGAAAGGGTCTACGTAACCTCTAGGAGGATCGAGCGGGTGAAGAGGGTCCTCCCTCTATGCGATAAGCTTGGGTTCGATGCTGTGGCCGTGGAATGGGAAGAGAGATCTCGAGTCGCTGAAAAAGCTGACCTCCTGATCAACGCCACCCCTCTAGGCACGCTAGGTGAGGGGATTCCATTGGATCCCGGCTACTTGAAGCCGAGTTGTTACGTGTTCGATCTCGTGTACAACCCTCCTGAGACTGTACTTGTGAGGGAGGCCAAGAGGAGGGGTTGCAAGGCTGTCGGTGGTCTCCCCATGCTCGTGAGACAGGCGGCCGAGGCTGAGAGGATATGGTTCGGCATCGATCCAGATGAGAATCTGATGATGGAGGTGGCTGAGTCTCTCCTAGGTGGTGGAAATGGTTGA